The proteins below come from a single Prochlorococcus marinus str. MIT 9215 genomic window:
- the trpD gene encoding anthranilate phosphoribosyltransferase, with product MFSNLSNSEILNNLLEGRDLDDLTSRSLMQRWLNDKVSDVETGAFLSALRAKGSTGVELSSMAEELLNVCDLPVARPNLYLVDTCGTGGDGANTFNISTAVAFVAASCGVKIAKHGNKSASGKVGSADVLLNLGLNLNCSLEKVINAVNEIGITFLFAPVWHKSLIKLAPLRKTLGIRTVFNQLGPLVNPLRPNAQVLGVASEDFLKPMGSALLKMGMNRAIVVHGSGGLDEASLQGENKLVFVENGELRFSEINISDFNHENIANEKLVVSDFQSNDEILKSVLNGSGQKSHIDVVALNAALVLWVAGIEDDLNEGFNKALISINQGDPWKKFLLLKNYLSEN from the coding sequence TGTTAGAGGGAAGGGATCTTGATGATTTAACCAGTAGATCCTTAATGCAAAGATGGCTTAATGATAAAGTTTCAGATGTTGAAACAGGAGCTTTTTTGAGTGCTTTGAGAGCTAAAGGCTCTACAGGTGTCGAACTAAGTTCTATGGCTGAGGAACTCTTAAATGTTTGTGATTTGCCAGTAGCAAGACCAAATTTGTATTTGGTAGATACTTGTGGAACAGGAGGGGATGGCGCAAATACATTTAATATTTCAACTGCAGTGGCATTTGTAGCTGCATCTTGTGGGGTCAAAATTGCAAAACACGGAAATAAAAGTGCGAGTGGGAAAGTTGGTTCTGCTGATGTTTTGTTAAATCTTGGTTTGAATTTAAATTGTTCATTAGAAAAAGTAATCAATGCCGTAAATGAAATTGGAATAACTTTTTTGTTCGCACCTGTTTGGCATAAATCTCTAATAAAACTTGCTCCATTAAGAAAGACCCTGGGAATAAGGACAGTATTTAATCAACTAGGACCATTAGTAAATCCTTTAAGACCCAATGCGCAAGTTTTGGGTGTTGCTTCTGAGGATTTTTTAAAACCTATGGGAAGCGCACTTTTAAAAATGGGAATGAATAGAGCAATAGTAGTTCATGGTTCTGGCGGTCTTGATGAAGCTTCGCTTCAAGGAGAAAATAAATTAGTGTTTGTTGAAAATGGTGAATTAAGGTTTTCAGAAATAAATATTTCAGATTTTAACCATGAAAATATTGCTAACGAAAAGCTTGTAGTTTCTGATTTTCAGTCTAACGATGAAATATTAAAATCTGTTTTAAATGGTTCTGGACAAAAATCTCATATTGATGTTGTTGCTTTGAATGCCGCTTTAGTGCTTTGGGTGGCAGGAATTGAGGATGATTTAAATGAAGGATTTAATAAAGCTTTAATTTCAATTAATCAAGGAGATCCCTGGAAAAAGTTTTTACTCTTAAAAAATTATTTATCCGAAAATTAA
- the carA gene encoding glutamine-hydrolyzing carbamoyl-phosphate synthase small subunit, translated as MINSFKKNAKLVLSNGIVFPGFYFGASGTAIGEIVFNTGMTGYQEVITDPSYYGQILTFTYPEIGNTGINFEDSESEINVKGIIVRNFSSNNSNWRSKKNFNQWLIDKNIVGLHGIDTRALVKILRSNGSMNGVITSEDKNVESCLKIIHDIPKMEGLNLSKVVSTKKQYLWNSHTRTVFDLRKRYADSSKKLKIVAIDFGIKNSILNRLVSHGCEVLVLSSRSTLKDVLYNKPDGIFFSNGPGDPSSVSEGIDLAKSLIEYGEIPMFGICLGHQIFGLALGGSTFKLPFGHRGLNHPCGKNNKIEITSQNHGFAIDPNSLSKDIVRITHYNLNDNTVAGLEVNNKPIFSVQYHPEAGPGPHDSDYLFKKFVSLMLERC; from the coding sequence ATGATTAATTCTTTTAAGAAAAACGCGAAATTAGTTTTAAGTAATGGAATTGTATTCCCTGGATTTTATTTTGGTGCTTCTGGTACGGCAATTGGTGAAATTGTCTTTAATACTGGAATGACAGGGTATCAAGAAGTTATTACTGATCCAAGTTATTACGGACAGATATTAACATTCACTTATCCAGAGATTGGGAATACTGGTATTAATTTTGAAGATTCAGAATCTGAAATTAATGTTAAAGGGATAATTGTTAGAAATTTTTCATCTAATAACAGCAATTGGAGATCAAAAAAGAATTTCAATCAATGGTTAATTGATAAAAATATAGTAGGACTTCACGGAATTGATACAAGAGCGCTTGTTAAAATTTTAAGATCTAATGGATCAATGAATGGAGTTATTACTTCTGAAGATAAAAATGTAGAAAGTTGTTTAAAGATAATTCATGATATTCCAAAGATGGAGGGGTTGAATTTATCGAAAGTTGTTTCAACAAAGAAACAATACTTATGGAATAGTCATACGCGAACAGTTTTTGATTTAAGAAAAAGATATGCTGATTCGTCTAAAAAATTAAAAATAGTTGCAATTGATTTTGGAATAAAAAATTCAATTCTAAATAGACTTGTATCCCATGGTTGTGAAGTTTTGGTTTTATCTTCTCGATCTACTCTAAAGGATGTTCTATACAACAAGCCAGATGGTATTTTTTTCTCAAATGGTCCAGGGGATCCTTCTTCTGTTTCTGAAGGTATAGACTTGGCAAAATCACTTATTGAATATGGTGAAATACCTATGTTTGGCATTTGCCTTGGCCATCAAATATTTGGATTAGCTCTAGGAGGTTCAACTTTTAAATTACCTTTTGGACATCGTGGCTTAAATCACCCTTGTGGCAAAAATAATAAAATTGAGATAACTAGTCAGAATCATGGTTTTGCTATTGATCCTAATTCTCTCTCAAAGGACATTGTTAGAATAACCCACTACAACCTAAACGATAATACTGTGGCTGGTCTAGAAGTTAATAATAAGCCAATATTTAGTGTTCAATATCATCCTGAAGCTGGACCTGGTCCACATGATTCAGATTATTTATTCAAAAAATTTGTTTCTCTAATGTTAGAAAGATGTTGA
- a CDS encoding STAS domain-containing protein has product MEDFQKVSLRGNLEVKTNIIVFTFKGQLDAFSEKQFKTFITDNLKNELPFVIDLTKIDFLDSSGLGALVQTAKECKKSKLGFSVVGNSRVAQTIKLVRLGDFLNLKSSLDDALNYLKN; this is encoded by the coding sequence ATAGAAGATTTTCAGAAGGTTTCTTTAAGAGGAAACCTTGAGGTTAAAACAAACATTATTGTTTTTACCTTTAAAGGCCAACTCGATGCTTTCTCAGAAAAACAATTTAAGACTTTTATTACCGATAACTTAAAAAATGAGCTTCCATTCGTTATTGATCTCACAAAGATAGATTTTTTAGATTCTTCTGGACTTGGGGCTCTTGTTCAAACTGCTAAAGAATGCAAAAAATCGAAACTTGGGTTCTCTGTCGTTGGCAATTCGAGAGTAGCCCAAACAATTAAACTTGTTCGCTTAGGGGATTTTCTTAACTTGAAGTCAAGCCTTGATGATGCATTAAATTATTTAAAAAATTGA
- a CDS encoding ribonuclease III domain-containing protein, which produces MNYWIQNLVPYGSPEDIGVIQLAWLGDSVWELHQRLRHVHYPLKSKELHLSVVNEVKAKSQSKSLSQIEHLLNSNEIDLIRRARNKTKRYPKSSNPSIYSRATGFETLIGWLFLKDPQRLSTLFEYLDLKTN; this is translated from the coding sequence TTGAATTATTGGATTCAAAACCTGGTTCCATATGGATCTCCCGAAGATATAGGTGTTATTCAACTTGCTTGGCTTGGAGATTCTGTATGGGAGCTTCACCAAAGACTAAGACATGTTCATTACCCTTTAAAATCTAAAGAGCTCCATTTATCTGTAGTTAACGAAGTAAAAGCAAAATCTCAATCAAAATCATTAAGTCAAATTGAACATTTACTAAATTCAAATGAAATAGATCTAATTAGGCGTGCTAGAAATAAAACAAAAAGATATCCAAAGTCTTCAAACCCTTCCATATACTCAAGAGCAACTGGTTTTGAAACTCTCATTGGTTGGCTATTTTTAAAAGATCCACAAAGATTATCAACACTTTTTGAATATTTAGATTTAAAAACTAATTGA
- the rlmB gene encoding 23S rRNA (guanosine(2251)-2'-O)-methyltransferase RlmB produces MKNYSKKKYQGKNNKEYKKNANSSEKNERLLNNSAKNKNYENLNKKDKNNTSSSLTRRKPIFKSNTEFSNKKSKYQEEFTSKKNFDDWIWGKHSVYEALISQRAINRIWCTSEIFSSDKFYILLKELKLKGVLIEEVSWNRLSQLTYGASHQGVALQLACSKTISLEKLIDISKHNCANPIILALDGITDPHNVGAIIRSAEAFDCKGIIIPQRRSAGLTGTVAKVAAGALEHLQVSRVVNLNRALEVLKKNGFLIVGLSGDGQLSLSNFSEIVPLVVIVGSEDKGISLLTQKKCDFLLSIPLKGKTSSLNASVAAAISLFHLTRK; encoded by the coding sequence ATGAAAAACTACTCTAAAAAAAAATATCAGGGAAAAAATAATAAAGAATACAAAAAAAATGCAAATAGTTCAGAAAAAAATGAAAGACTTTTGAATAATTCTGCTAAAAATAAGAATTATGAAAATTTAAATAAAAAAGATAAAAATAATACTTCTTCATCTTTAACAAGAAGAAAGCCAATATTTAAATCTAATACTGAATTTTCTAATAAAAAATCAAAATATCAAGAGGAGTTTACTAGTAAGAAAAATTTTGATGATTGGATATGGGGTAAACATTCCGTTTATGAGGCTCTTATTAGTCAAAGAGCTATTAATAGGATTTGGTGCACTTCGGAAATCTTTTCTTCAGACAAATTCTATATTTTGCTTAAGGAGCTTAAATTAAAAGGAGTCCTAATTGAAGAAGTTTCTTGGAACAGGCTTTCGCAATTGACTTATGGCGCTTCACATCAGGGTGTCGCGTTACAGCTAGCATGCTCTAAAACAATATCTTTAGAAAAATTAATCGATATTTCTAAACACAATTGTGCGAATCCAATAATACTCGCATTGGACGGTATAACAGATCCACATAATGTTGGTGCGATTATAAGATCAGCGGAAGCATTTGATTGCAAAGGCATCATCATTCCCCAAAGACGATCTGCTGGTTTGACAGGAACAGTCGCCAAGGTTGCTGCAGGAGCTTTAGAACACTTGCAAGTAAGTAGAGTTGTTAACTTAAATAGAGCACTTGAGGTACTTAAGAAAAATGGTTTTCTTATTGTTGGCTTATCTGGAGATGGTCAATTATCTTTATCAAATTTCTCAGAAATAGTGCCCTTGGTAGTTATAGTCGGTTCTGAAGATAAAGGTATTTCTTTGCTTACCCAGAAAAAATGCGATTTTCTATTAAGCATTCCTCTTAAAGGTAAAACTTCAAGTTTAAATGCCTCTGTAGCGGCTGCTATTTCACTATTTCACTTGACAAGAAAATAG
- a CDS encoding DUF1816 domain-containing protein, with amino-acid sequence MIRNFGNKLGLAWWAKIETNQPQGTYWFGPFITKRSLKANMSSFIKDLSDEGAKDIKHSLIRCKKEEPLTF; translated from the coding sequence TTGATTAGAAACTTTGGAAACAAACTCGGATTAGCTTGGTGGGCTAAAATTGAGACAAATCAACCTCAAGGAACTTACTGGTTCGGCCCTTTCATCACTAAACGAAGTTTAAAAGCAAATATGTCTTCCTTTATTAAGGATCTTTCTGATGAAGGGGCTAAAGATATTAAACATAGTTTGATTCGCTGCAAAAAAGAAGAGCCACTAACTTTTTGA
- the gatA gene encoding Asp-tRNA(Asn)/Glu-tRNA(Gln) amidotransferase subunit GatA: MDFNSLRKEIINNNASVKELVNDFFDKIKHKDPEINSYICTTKDNAIEQAENIDKLIQNKEKLPPLAGIPIAIKDNICTKGVATTCASKMLKSFVPPYESTASSKLWSSGGICLGKTNLDEFAMGSSTETSLFGVTSNPWDINRVPGGSSGGSAASVAAGFCAAAIGSDTGGSIRQPASFCGVVGLKPTYGRVSRWGLVAFASSLDQIGPITNTVSDAAEILYSISGKDPFDSTCLDKPVPNYLNDLNKSINGLKIGIIKECFEHPGLNQEVKESVLSGVDRFKALGAEIIEVECPRFNDGIATYYVIAPSEASANLARYDGVKYGYRSKEGSNLVDMTSKSRAKGFGDEVQRRILIGTYALSAGYSDAYYKKAQKVRTLIRKDFDNAFKKVDVLLTPTCPTTAFLKGDYVNDPLSMYLSDLLTVPVNLAGLPAISIPCGFDTKGLPIGLQLIGNVLEEGKILNAANIFEIDAQVIKNRPLF, encoded by the coding sequence ATGGATTTTAATTCTTTAAGAAAGGAAATTATTAACAATAATGCTTCGGTTAAGGAATTAGTAAATGATTTTTTTGACAAAATCAAACATAAAGATCCTGAAATTAACTCATATATTTGTACTACAAAGGATAATGCAATTGAGCAAGCAGAGAACATTGATAAATTAATCCAAAATAAAGAAAAACTTCCTCCTCTCGCAGGGATCCCAATTGCAATTAAGGATAATATTTGCACCAAAGGAGTTGCTACAACTTGTGCGAGTAAAATGCTTAAAAGCTTTGTTCCACCTTATGAATCCACAGCCTCAAGTAAATTATGGTCTTCAGGGGGAATTTGTTTAGGAAAAACAAATTTAGATGAATTTGCAATGGGTAGTTCAACGGAAACTTCTTTATTTGGCGTCACTTCAAATCCTTGGGATATTAATAGAGTGCCAGGAGGAAGTTCAGGTGGTAGTGCTGCCTCAGTTGCTGCTGGATTTTGTGCGGCTGCTATAGGTTCCGACACGGGAGGATCAATAAGACAACCAGCTTCATTTTGCGGTGTTGTAGGTCTTAAACCAACTTATGGCAGAGTTAGCAGATGGGGCCTGGTAGCATTTGCTAGCTCTCTTGATCAAATTGGCCCGATTACAAATACTGTCTCAGATGCTGCTGAAATTCTTTATTCAATATCTGGAAAGGATCCCTTTGACTCAACATGTCTTGATAAACCAGTGCCAAATTATTTAAATGATTTAAATAAATCTATAAATGGTTTAAAAATTGGAATCATTAAAGAATGTTTTGAACACCCAGGTCTTAATCAAGAAGTTAAGGAATCTGTTCTTTCTGGAGTAGATAGATTCAAAGCTTTAGGAGCTGAAATTATAGAAGTTGAATGCCCTAGATTTAATGATGGAATTGCGACATATTATGTCATTGCACCATCTGAAGCTTCCGCAAATTTAGCTAGATATGACGGAGTTAAATATGGCTACAGATCCAAAGAAGGTTCAAATCTTGTAGATATGACTTCAAAAAGTAGAGCCAAAGGTTTTGGAGATGAAGTTCAAAGAAGAATTTTGATAGGTACCTATGCTTTGTCCGCAGGATACAGTGATGCCTATTACAAAAAGGCACAAAAAGTTAGGACACTTATTAGAAAAGATTTTGATAATGCTTTTAAGAAAGTAGATGTTTTGTTAACTCCAACTTGCCCAACCACCGCTTTTTTGAAAGGGGATTATGTAAATGATCCACTTTCAATGTATTTGTCTGATCTATTAACCGTTCCCGTTAATTTAGCCGGACTCCCAGCAATAAGCATTCCCTGTGGTTTTGATACTAAAGGTTTGCCTATTGGATTGCAATTAATAGGTAATGTATTAGAAGAAGGTAAAATATTGAATGCCGCAAATATTTTCGAAATTGATGCTCAAGTAATTAAGAACAGACCTTTATTCTAA
- a CDS encoding DNA polymerase III subunit alpha — translation MGFVPLHNHSDYSLLDGASQISKIVDRASDLGMESIALTDHGVMYGVLDLVKKCKEKNIKPIIGNEMYVINGSIDDPQPKKEKRYHLVVLAKNYTGYKNLVKLTTISHLNGMRGRGIFSRPCIDKSLLSKYSDGLIVSTACLGGEIPQAILKGRLDVAEDIAIWYKKIFSDDFYLEIQDHGSIEDRIVNVELIKIGKKHQIKVIATNDAHYLSNMDVEAHDALLCVLTGKLISDEKRLRYTGTEYIKSENEMLELFKDHIDDVSINEAVNNTVEISQKVEVFDLFGNYRMPKFPLNEDTDSFSLLTQLSNEGLLKRLKKNNFTEVDESYKKRLSTELKIIKDMGFPDYFLVVWDYIKFARDNSIPVGPGRGSAAGSLVAYSLQITNIDPVEHGLLFERFLNPARKSMPDIDTDFCIDRRNEVIDYVTNRYGEDKVAQIITFNKMTSKAVLKDVARVLDIPYGEADKLAKLIPVVRGKPYKLNEMIDKNSPSQEFRDKYINDNRVKKWVDLALRIEGTNKTYGVHAAGVVIASDPLDELVPLQRNNEGQIITQYSMDDIESLGLLKMDFLGLKNLTMIDKTVSLINQSTGKIINVDDLPQNDSKTFELIGRGDLEGIFQLESSGMKQVVKDFKPNSLEDISSILALYRPGPLDAGLIPKFINRKNGNEKVDFPHPFIKSILTETYGIMVYQEQIMKIAQDLAGYSLGDADLLRRAMGKKKVSEMVKHRNIFVKGSMKKGVNEKLANDLFDQMVLFAEYCFNKSHSTAYGAVTYQTAFLKAHFPVAYMAALLSVNSGSSDKMQRYISNCYSMNIEVISPSINFSGVDFTIKNNQILFGLSAIKNLGESAIRNIIENRNSFGIFESLSDLCDRLPSNVLNKRSLESLIHCGALDEFSNDNNRAQLLSDLEHVIDWASSRNRDRLSGQGNLFDSKEEFSNVAFLDTQLKKVDDYSLIEKLKLEKQLLGFYLSDHPLKHLAKPAKLISPINISQLEETKDRTKVSLVVMIPDLKQITTRKGDRMAIVQLEDLSGSCEAIVFPKTYIRLSEFLLTDTRLLLWGTIDKKSDKTQLIIDDCREIDNLKLLIINLESSQASDVRVQNTLRECLIKFKPDKDKCGIKIPVLAAVRKNNNVTYVKFGEQFCVGDIQGACKLLEDKSFQVNLKSLVS, via the coding sequence ATGGGTTTCGTTCCGCTTCATAATCATAGTGACTACAGCCTACTTGATGGAGCCAGTCAAATTTCAAAAATTGTAGATAGAGCTTCTGATCTTGGAATGGAGTCTATAGCGCTTACTGATCATGGAGTTATGTATGGTGTTCTTGATTTGGTCAAGAAGTGTAAAGAGAAAAATATAAAACCAATTATTGGTAATGAAATGTATGTGATTAATGGTTCTATTGATGATCCTCAACCTAAAAAAGAAAAACGATATCATTTGGTGGTGTTAGCAAAAAATTATACTGGTTATAAGAATCTAGTTAAGTTAACAACAATTAGTCACCTAAATGGAATGAGAGGTCGAGGCATTTTTTCTAGACCATGTATTGATAAATCTCTTTTAAGCAAATATAGCGATGGTCTTATAGTCTCTACTGCTTGTCTTGGTGGAGAGATACCTCAAGCTATCTTGAAAGGAAGATTAGATGTGGCAGAGGATATAGCTATTTGGTATAAAAAAATATTTTCAGATGACTTTTATCTAGAAATACAAGATCACGGATCTATTGAGGATAGAATTGTTAATGTTGAATTAATAAAAATTGGGAAGAAGCACCAAATAAAAGTCATCGCTACCAACGACGCGCACTACCTATCGAATATGGATGTTGAAGCACATGATGCTTTGCTTTGCGTATTAACAGGAAAACTAATAAGTGATGAAAAAAGATTGAGATACACCGGTACAGAATATATTAAAAGTGAAAATGAAATGCTTGAACTTTTTAAAGATCATATTGATGATGTATCAATTAATGAGGCAGTGAACAACACAGTAGAAATTTCTCAAAAAGTTGAAGTATTTGATTTGTTTGGTAATTACAGAATGCCAAAATTTCCTCTTAACGAAGATACAGATTCATTTTCTCTACTAACGCAATTATCTAACGAAGGTCTTTTAAAAAGACTTAAAAAAAATAATTTTACGGAAGTTGATGAGAGTTATAAAAAAAGACTATCTACCGAATTAAAAATTATAAAAGATATGGGTTTCCCTGATTATTTTTTAGTTGTTTGGGACTATATAAAATTTGCTAGGGACAACTCTATTCCAGTAGGGCCAGGTAGAGGCTCTGCTGCAGGCTCATTAGTAGCCTACTCTCTTCAAATTACAAATATAGATCCTGTTGAGCATGGATTGTTGTTTGAGAGATTTTTAAATCCAGCAAGAAAATCTATGCCAGATATTGACACAGATTTTTGCATTGACAGGAGAAATGAAGTTATTGATTATGTCACTAATCGTTATGGAGAGGATAAAGTTGCGCAAATAATTACTTTTAATAAAATGACCTCTAAGGCCGTTCTAAAAGATGTTGCAAGGGTTTTAGATATACCATATGGAGAGGCGGATAAATTGGCTAAATTAATACCAGTTGTTAGAGGGAAACCTTATAAACTAAATGAAATGATTGATAAAAATTCCCCTAGCCAAGAGTTTAGAGATAAATATATCAATGATAATAGGGTTAAAAAATGGGTTGATTTGGCTTTGAGAATTGAGGGGACAAACAAAACATATGGAGTTCATGCTGCTGGAGTTGTTATTGCATCAGATCCTCTTGATGAGCTTGTACCTCTTCAAAGGAATAATGAAGGACAGATAATAACCCAATATTCTATGGATGATATCGAATCACTTGGATTATTGAAAATGGATTTCTTGGGTCTTAAGAATCTTACTATGATTGATAAGACAGTTTCTCTTATTAATCAATCTACTGGAAAGATAATAAATGTTGATGATTTACCTCAAAATGATAGTAAAACCTTTGAGCTTATTGGTAGAGGCGATCTTGAAGGGATTTTTCAACTTGAATCTTCTGGTATGAAACAGGTCGTTAAGGATTTTAAACCTAACTCTCTTGAGGATATTTCCTCAATACTTGCTCTCTATAGACCTGGTCCTCTTGATGCAGGCCTTATCCCTAAATTCATAAATCGAAAAAATGGGAACGAAAAGGTTGATTTCCCGCATCCTTTTATTAAGTCAATTCTCACTGAAACTTATGGAATTATGGTTTACCAAGAGCAAATTATGAAAATAGCTCAAGACCTAGCGGGTTATTCTTTAGGTGATGCTGATTTACTTCGAAGAGCAATGGGGAAAAAGAAAGTGTCTGAGATGGTAAAGCATAGGAATATTTTTGTAAAAGGTTCTATGAAGAAAGGTGTAAATGAAAAATTAGCAAATGATCTGTTTGATCAAATGGTATTATTCGCAGAATATTGTTTTAACAAAAGTCACTCAACTGCTTATGGTGCTGTTACTTATCAAACTGCATTTTTAAAAGCTCATTTTCCTGTTGCGTATATGGCAGCTCTTTTAAGCGTAAATTCTGGCTCTAGTGACAAGATGCAGAGATATATTTCTAATTGTTATTCAATGAATATAGAAGTTATCTCACCAAGTATTAATTTTTCTGGGGTTGATTTCACTATTAAAAATAATCAGATTTTATTTGGACTATCTGCAATTAAGAATTTAGGTGAATCTGCAATAAGAAATATAATTGAAAATCGAAATAGTTTTGGAATCTTTGAGTCATTATCTGACTTGTGCGATCGTTTGCCCTCTAATGTTCTTAATAAAAGAAGTCTTGAATCTTTAATTCATTGTGGAGCGTTAGATGAGTTTTCAAATGATAATAATAGAGCTCAATTATTGTCAGATCTCGAACACGTTATTGATTGGGCGTCATCAAGAAATCGTGATAGATTATCCGGACAAGGAAATTTATTTGACTCTAAAGAAGAATTTTCTAATGTTGCTTTTTTAGATACACAATTGAAAAAGGTTGATGATTATTCACTTATTGAGAAGTTAAAGTTAGAAAAGCAGCTATTAGGCTTTTATTTATCTGATCATCCTCTAAAGCATTTAGCTAAGCCAGCAAAACTTATATCTCCTATAAACATTTCGCAGTTAGAAGAAACAAAAGATAGAACCAAGGTCTCTTTAGTTGTAATGATACCCGATCTAAAGCAAATCACGACGAGAAAAGGAGATAGGATGGCTATAGTTCAGCTAGAAGATCTTTCTGGAAGTTGCGAAGCAATAGTTTTTCCAAAAACCTATATCAGATTATCAGAATTTCTTTTGACTGATACTAGATTATTGTTGTGGGGAACGATAGATAAAAAAAGTGATAAGACTCAATTAATAATCGACGACTGCAGAGAAATAGATAACCTTAAATTGCTTATTATTAATCTTGAAAGTTCTCAAGCATCAGATGTAAGGGTACAAAATACTTTGAGAGAGTGTTTAATTAAATTTAAACCAGATAAAGATAAATGTGGAATTAAGATTCCAGTTTTAGCTGCAGTAAGAAAAAATAATAATGTTACATACGTTAAATTTGGTGAACAATTTTGTGTTGGAGATATTCAAGGAGCATGCAAATTATTAGAAGATAAATCATTCCAAGTTAATTTGAAATCTTTAGTTTCCTAG
- a CDS encoding PAM68 family protein → MKKKQSKKRSQNKKKKNFSPNTAFGNLEKTSNPATTPKKSSSGIPKYVADRMARRIFFTAGIPTILGMSVFVVSYIIVTRNIAEIPPSSTIAISALFFLLGLAGLSFGILSASWDKEPGSFFGIENIPMNIQRAKAAFKPATQNFEDKS, encoded by the coding sequence ATGAAAAAAAAACAATCAAAAAAAAGGTCACAAAATAAAAAGAAAAAAAATTTTTCACCGAATACAGCTTTTGGCAATCTAGAAAAAACATCTAATCCTGCAACTACACCAAAGAAATCATCAAGTGGGATTCCTAAATATGTAGCTGATAGAATGGCAAGAAGAATATTTTTTACAGCAGGAATACCAACAATATTAGGAATGTCAGTTTTCGTTGTTAGCTACATTATCGTTACAAGAAATATTGCTGAAATACCTCCTTCCTCAACAATTGCTATTTCAGCATTGTTTTTCTTGTTAGGTCTAGCAGGATTGAGTTTTGGAATATTATCAGCTAGTTGGGATAAAGAGCCTGGATCTTTTTTTGGTATTGAAAATATTCCAATGAACATACAGCGTGCAAAAGCAGCCTTCAAACCTGCAACTCAAAATTTTGAGGATAAAAGTTAA
- the rpsO gene encoding 30S ribosomal protein S15 — translation MSLDTAEKQKLIETHQVHPTDTGSAEVQVAMLSKRISKLSDHLQGNIHDFSSRQGLLKMIGKRKRLLSYIKDKNIQRYQELVKKIGIRG, via the coding sequence ATGTCATTAGATACAGCTGAAAAACAAAAACTGATTGAAACTCATCAAGTACATCCAACTGATACAGGTTCAGCTGAAGTTCAGGTGGCAATGCTTTCTAAAAGAATATCGAAATTAAGTGACCACCTTCAAGGAAATATTCATGATTTCTCTTCAAGGCAGGGTTTATTAAAAATGATTGGCAAAAGGAAAAGATTACTATCTTACATAAAAGACAAAAACATTCAGAGATATCAAGAATTAGTAAAGAAAATTGGAATCAGAGGATGA
- the ruvA gene encoding Holliday junction branch migration protein RuvA, whose product MISWINGELVETWQTNQKFFVLINCQGLGYEIQILESFFLKLKTNQISNKKITLWIKHIKKEDSDLLFGFTSKDQKFFFIEILSVRGVGSQIGMSILNKFSISEIIKAIKTQDKKLICSIPGIGQKMSDRLILELKSKFKSKIQIEEEKGQEEFEITNPEIYKLMEDLQLTLQSLNYKNKEIKTILPFLIKELGLPTKKEKNLSFENLLNLAMNHLDQGNSNLAR is encoded by the coding sequence TTGATTAGTTGGATAAATGGAGAGTTAGTTGAAACATGGCAAACTAATCAAAAATTTTTCGTTTTAATAAATTGCCAAGGATTAGGATACGAAATACAAATACTAGAATCCTTTTTTCTCAAATTAAAAACAAACCAGATATCTAATAAAAAAATCACTCTTTGGATAAAACATATTAAGAAAGAGGATTCAGATTTATTATTTGGCTTTACATCAAAGGATCAAAAGTTTTTCTTTATTGAAATTTTAAGTGTTCGAGGTGTTGGATCTCAAATTGGTATGAGCATATTAAATAAATTTTCTATTAGTGAAATTATCAAAGCAATAAAAACACAAGACAAAAAATTAATTTGTTCAATACCTGGTATAGGACAAAAAATGAGTGATCGGTTAATTTTAGAATTAAAAAGTAAATTTAAAAGTAAAATACAAATCGAAGAAGAAAAAGGTCAAGAAGAATTCGAGATTACGAATCCTGAAATTTATAAATTGATGGAGGACCTTCAATTAACCCTTCAATCATTAAATTATAAAAACAAAGAAATAAAAACTATTTTGCCATTTCTTATTAAAGAATTAGGGTTACCTACTAAAAAAGAAAAAAATTTATCATTTGAAAATTTATTGAATTTAGCTATGAATCATCTAGATCAAGGTAATAGTAATTTAGCTAGATGA